From the Colletotrichum lupini chromosome 1, complete sequence genome, the window GCTTCAGCGCACTTGACGGTAAAACAGAAAGTCGTATTGTTGAGAACCTGCTTGGTTCTGCAGGTCATTTCAGGAAAACGGGCACGACTGTCCTCCTTGTTACTCATTCTAGTACGCTCCTTACGTTGCTATGGCACAAACAATGTACGAAGACTGACAGTCTATAGCTGCGCATTTCAACTTAGCAGACCAGCTAATTATCCTGGGTGGCGGAGCCATTGCGTACCAGGGGACGTGGGATGACCTGAAGCAGAACCCCAAGTACGCCTCACTGAAAGTTAATATTGTTGATTCAAAGAACGATACGGTCGTGAAGCAGCCCCAAGTGGACAAGACCGTGCAGAGCCAGAATTTGAAGATGGCCGAGGCTGTTTCTGATCTCAGCAGAGCAACGGGAGACATCTCTCTCTATGGTATGTTGCACTTTTATTCGCCTTTTGAATGCTAACTCAGCCATCTCCCCTCAGGATACTATTTCCGGGCTGTAGGCTTTCGTCATATCCTACTACTTCTCGCTTGCACCTCAACATATTCTTTCTTCGTAACTTTCCCTCAGTACTGGTTGCAAAAGTGGACGGAGGCACCAGTATCCCAGACAACATTCTATATTTGTGGCTACCTCATCTCATCTTTACTAGCATGGCTCGCTACAAGCGGAACGATGTGGTGAGTACGAATAGTTCAGGTCGCTGACCCTgatactaacttagttaaaggTCAACCCAAATCCTGATCGCACCCGCTTCCGGCACTGAACTACATCGCCGCCTACTCTCAACTATCATCGGGTTCGTGCAATCCCACTAACTTCATCTGCTGCCACCTACACCTACTGACCAAACTTAGTGCCCCACTGTCGTATTTCTCAAAGACTGATATGGGAGTTACATTGAATCAGTTGGTCGCAACGCCTACCGAATGAGCCATATCATTTGCTAAGTCTTTACAGTTTCAGTCAGGATATACAACTGGTGGATAAGCAGTTGCCGCCAGCCATCATGTCCATGTCGAATCGTAAGCCTTCCTGACCCAACACTCACTCCTCCTTACTCATATTTGGTTACAGAGGTCTTCAAGCTGCTCGTACAGGTGGTTTTGTTATTCAGCACACAAAAGCTGCTGGCTCTGTCGCTTCCCCTTTGCGCCGCGGTCGTGTATCTCGTGCAGCGGGTGTACTTACGCACCTCGCGACAATTGCGTCTGCTAGATCTCGAGTCGCAGTCGGCAGTCTACTCGAGCTTCCTCGAATCAGTACCGCTTCCCTCTCCCCTTCTGGCTAAGCACGTTGTGGCTGACAACGACATAGGTTGAAGGCGTCACGACTATCCGAGCTTTTGGTTGGGAGAAACAAGCCGAGCATGCCAACGTGGTCTGTCTTGATAAGTCGCAGAAGCCAGCATATATCCTCTTCTGTCTACAACAGTGGCTGGGCATCGTTCTGGATCTCATGGTTGCTGCGATTGCCACAGGCCTCATCACACTTGCAGTTTTTGTGAGGGGAACGACGACGGCCGGTCAGATTGGTATGGCGTTGAATATTGTGTTGGCTGCGAACGCGACGCTTCTTAGCCTCGTGACATCTTGGACGAATATGGAGATTTCCCTAGGTGCCATGTATACTTTCTCTTCCTCCTTGTCTTCCTGGTTGATTTACTGACGGCTTGGCAGATCTCGCTTGAAGACCTTGGAGGCCGATACGCCGAAAGAGGAACAGCCGCACGAGGACTTTGTTCCCACGGAGGCGTGGCCGTCATCTGGATCAGTCGAGTTCGACAAGGTCACCGTTTCGTATAAGTAAGACAACTATTAACATTACGGTCGCCTCTGTAGACTGACTCTCTCTGCAGCCCCGACGCAGTGGCTTTACAAGACGTTACCCTGAAGGCCTCTCCAGGCCAGCAATTGATCGTTTGCGGTCGAACGGGCAGGTATGCTGCGCATGGCTGCATCCATAGATCATATTCCGATATCTGCTGACGCGTTGGACAAACAGCGGCAAAAGCACCCTACTCCTCACCCTCCTACGTCTTCTTGACACGGATGCTGGAAGCATCAGGATTGACGGGGTCGATCTACGTCTCGTGCCACGTTCTCTAATTCGACAGAAGTGCTTCATCACGGTTTCCCAAGAGTCATTCATTCTGGGACATGCCAGTCTCCGCTTCAACCTCGATGTGCGATTCCCTGTTCAATATTCGTGAGAGATCCCCGCTGACCTACCAACTACCCAGCCCTCAACTTCTCTCCCAGATGAAGCCATCATCTCAGCCCTCGAGAGGGTGGGCCTTCTGTCACACTTCTACCTACAAAACACTTCATCTGGAGAGGAAACTCGCAACACTCTAGACAGCCCACTATCCTCTCTGCCACAAATGTCCACCGGTCAATCGCAGCTATTCGCACTAGCTAGAGCGCTCGTACAACTCAAATCCATCAACCACCCGCCCGAATCATCAGCAAACGGAACTGAATGCCGACACATCATGCCGATTCTTCTGTTGGATGAAGCCACATCCTCGCTCGATACCGAGACTGAATCTGTCACACGCGACATCATAAACCAGGAGTTCACAGACAAGGGCCACACGGTGATAGCAATCACACATAGGCTGGGCGGCGTGACGGAAGGCTTGCGGCCAGAACGGGATGCCATGGTCTTGTTGTCCAAGGGCAAGATTGGGAAGCTTGGCGAGGCGGAGGATGTGTTGGACGCGGCGGCTTTGAAGGGGTAGCTATGCATGCGGATGGTTGTTTGACTTCTATCACTCGCTGATAGACCGTATCAATGGTTTAGGATTCGAACGAGAACGAATATTTGTTTTGTACAGACAGATGATGTCTCTCGATGATTCCCCTCGCATCCTCTCTCCATTGTACACACATTTGCGTAACGATCCTCGAGCGACTTTCAACGCGGCGCCTTCTCCACACCAGGCCGCATTGACCAGCGATCCCACGTCGAGTGAGTTACAGTGCTGAGCCAAAGACCCAGAAGGAGCAGAAGTGGCGTTGTGGCGATTGTAAACGCAGTAAACGCAGGGGTCTTTTCGCCATCCCTCAGCGCCGCCGTTATCAGACATGCGGCAACAACGCTGATTCACAAAGAGCATGAATGTTGGAGCAGATAAGACGGGACGATTCAGCTGGCAGACTATGTGGCGAGTACCTACCTGCTTCAAGTACAAAACTACTGGGACCAAAGACTACTTTGCCCTGAGACATAATTATGGGCGCATAGTGTAAATTTGACATTGGTTCATGTCCGAAATGCCGTCCAAGATGCCACAGCGACTGTCAATCGCATTGAAATCAGTTCTAGAAAGCAACACTACGCAGAAAGAGCAAAAATAACTCCTCGACGGGGAATTGAACCCCGGTCCCCTGCGAATCGTTGTCAGGGAATAATTCCCCGATGACAAGCAGATATCCTCACCACTAGACTATCGGGGAAGTGTGGATGTGAGCATCCAGTGATAGTTGGTTGGGAGCCACAGCCCACTTGGCATAGATGTAGCAAGTCTGGGGGTGGGCGACGAGGTGTGACGTGGGCTATGTGAGCTGAGGAAAGAATGTCTCTGAAAATGGAAATGTACTTTGAGATGAGACGACGAGAAGACACCGCGATCTCATGTGTTTCCTTTCATGTGTTTGAGTAGCATCTATCCTTAATTCTGTGTCTTTCATTGACGATAGAGTGGATAGCAGGCCAAAACTTGACGCCTGATGAGCAAGTATAAAGTGGAGGTAGATACGTCTGGTAAGCCCTATTGAGGAGATCTTGGAAGTCTTATCCACGGGAAGATATAATCAAGCTGCTTCCATCATGGACTCTGTGGGTGTTTTGGAGGAATCCCTCGCATATATGTGTGGTAGATGACATTGGAAGAAGCTGGCGGCGACAGGCATCATATAGAGGCGAGAGACGACACCGCCGCCACAGCAAGTTCTCCCGAACTCTCAGTTCAGAAGTATACTGTAAGAGGTTTTGGGTTTTTCTCAAAATGTTATCCCGAAGCCTACATTTCATCGTAGGAAAATCGGCCAAAGTTTACTAAGTCCCGTCCATCCCAACCATTCTACCCATCTGGAAGGTCCTGACTAACTTCTCTGCCAGCTCACCCGTTACCTTAGCCTTGGCCGCACCAGTGGATTATACGTAGACTCCATGGCCGAGTTGCTTGACTGAATGCGCGAAACATGTACAGTTTTCGCCCTTACTTGACGGTAACAGCGCGAAATTGCCTGCAGCTCCTCCGAAGTCGTCCACCAATGCTCCGCCATACTCACATGGTTAGATGTTGTCAAAGTCAGGCTAGCAACCATCCAGTTTGAAGCAGTCCGGACATCTGCCTCATTTCTGACCAACATCCTCGTATGACGAACGGTAAACACAAGAAACAAGGCGCTAAGTTGAAGTCGATGCCGTCTACCTGAAGCTTTCCGGCAACAATGCGTCTTTCCACGGAAGGGAGCACGTAACTCTTTGCCAGAACTATATTGCCAATCGCGGAGATGTCCTCTTTCGCGCTGTTAGGAAGAACTCATAGGACTTCCTAGTAGTCCCCGATCGAGAGCCTGTCTTCTTTGTCTACATGGCGAAGTTAGGCCCTCGACCGTGCACTCTTTTCACATACCGAGCAGATCTACTCGAGACCCAACCTTGAATAAGGTGAGACGAGCGAGTGGTTAACTACCTTATAGAATGGAGAAATAGGTAAGTGATTCCTGTCCAAGTGTATTGTACCGACAACCAGGACGAGAGATCACAGCGTGGGACCACTGGATGCATGGCCTCTCCAGGGGAAAGGTGAGTCCAAGATTGCAGATCACGGCTGTCCGATCCCTCCGAGCTGCAGCCCTGGAGTTGCCGGACAGCCCGTCAGGTGAAGTAATGACACTAACAGAGTTCGTCCACAATTTAAGGTATAGCCCTTGTATACAATCAATTAAGGTTGAAGAGACATTGACGCTCATTTGACgttccttaatattaattgcTGAAGCGAAAGGAAAAACCCTCGCTTTTATTGACGATTCCACTCTGAACAGTCCGAGCTTCAGGAAACGTAAGTTATAGATATTGAAGAAATCAGTGTCCTTGAATATGACAGTTCTCAACATTTGTCCGATCATTTAGTGGTACTTCCTTCCCAGGAAGCAAAAATTGATCAAGTACTAACCCATATACGCTCATTACAACACGTTCGTTATCATGAAGAGGTCCATGGCCATCATACTCGCCTTGCAGTGCGTATTGACACCAGGCCTCGCAAGAGTAACATTACGAAGTGACTACACGGAAGAAGCAAGCCAACCCGTTCACTCTCTTCAAGCTCGACAACAGGACTCATCAGACAAAGGTGTCTTGGAGAATGAGGTGCGCGATGGCACCTGCAAAGATACCatgttcttcttcctccgcGGAAGCACTCAACAGCCGAATATGGTGAGTAAACCCGGCTTGCGAAGCCTCGGTGATATCTTTGCCTTGAGCGCATTGAGAACTAACAGTCCACCACAGGGATTGCAACCGGGCCCTCAACTCGCGGCGTACCTCCGCTCAACCCTAGGCGCGGACAAGATTGCTATTCAAGGCATTGAATACGCCGCAACGCTGCAAGACAACCTCTGCATCAACAACCAGCTGTGCCGGCCGCGCGAGGTCACCAGCGCGAGCACTCAGATCCGCGAGTACATGGACCAGTGCTCCGACTCTGATATCGTCGTCGGAGGGTACAGCCAAGGCGCTGCGATGCTTTCCCGCGTGATTTCGGACAGGCTTGGATCGGAATACAAGGACCGCATCGTGGCCGCCGTGACATTTGGCAACACTATGCAGGTGTACAACAAGAACACGATACCCGGTCTGGCACCGGAAAGAGTGCAGATGTTTTGCAACAAATTTGACCCGGTCTGGTAAGTCTTGAACACACCCCAGCTTTGCAAATGAAGGCACTGAGACGGTCTCGCTAACACCATGTAACCGCAGCCGCAACGGTCTACCCCTCGGCGCCGTGATG encodes:
- a CDS encoding cutinase-2, giving the protein MKRSMAIILALQCVLTPGLARVTLRSDYTEEASQPVHSLQARQQDSSDKGVLENEVRDGTCKDTMFFFLRGSTQQPNMGLQPGPQLAAYLRSTLGADKIAIQGIEYAATLQDNLCINNQLCRPREVTSASTQIREYMDQCSDSDIVVGGYSQGAAMLSRVISDRLGSEYKDRIVAAVTFGNTMQVYNKNTIPGLAPERVQMFCNKFDPVCRNGLPLGAVMPGHRDYRPSAKPAAEFLVQKLAAAKGWTTVPIVSDIDLSHFADVGFTFREIYRGAPAGSSTSFNDGTELAKLDSVRVVSIFGRGAARVDALGVKMDGGPDGAQEHGGSGGNFKELTLEEGEYWIMTEVCNGRKKKKDRVGFFRASTSLGRVLEVGSRTNDRCVTFVPGEGRSFVGMHGESGEEVDSVGFIEYPKLD